One Rhinoderma darwinii isolate aRhiDar2 unplaced genomic scaffold, aRhiDar2.hap1 Scaffold_820, whole genome shotgun sequence genomic window carries:
- the LOC142731536 gene encoding uncharacterized protein LOC142731536: MTDNYLNLTSLGLTISPPEIVVKIERGEDPCVDAAGDRMVNGGAAGSREGLWGKERQRAFAQEGGPSFSPAGGVVTRRSLRLVKRISGQGTEERKRSKSSAKTTDQTAATPPSHNTSHSSAQDRSPPRTSAYNGLQPSHGAGRPPAPGPSDCRAKNPCESEAAAPWENPDPDGEEKPHTCAQCGESWSRLIDFLTHQMGNCQDRPHRCNICSKTFAKKQHLNAHRRTHTEDRPYTCNQCGRSFRQNSTLTTHLWSHAGHKPFHCSCCTKSFSRKTDLVAHVRRHTGERPYECPYCWDRFIRKKSLQRHLQKHTGENLRTGWELNYPRWKQSQSFVEGILKVEEPPAEEMSAHPTSESTRELRLRWDTEANRESPDEERPPPPPPLQELIQSVEPIKIEVEEENYEPEAFTKKEQSTQTQSKRPSRLHQEMLRELKRFRRSTAQAQRERDLMRSAMDQMAQEMKELKEMVATLCSPGGRRPPAQPSAILVQNSCPVWSRPHEDRHSTESSRASPESSLQCGYSYTLEALTDRDREQVSWMYENPPHDEDDMLPTTTIKREEEDEEEEESELSLSPEAGYYELPQYESCRIGERLPNISMQPLSAENEWGLLARSAGKPGRFAALVFRALVPFDIYKGWVNRVNLDGLRGRQGIPLNVKRRVMAVVERHFTLRKSDQSEIRNRLNEQLRTRRKSNKHPQPGQSEIQLLNR, translated from the exons GACTTACGATTTCGCCCCCGGAGATTGTGGTGAAGATTGAGAGGGGGGAGGATCCTTGCGTTGACGCTGCAG GTGACAGGATGGTGAACGGGGGCGCTGCAGGCAGCCGCGAGGGTCTGTGGGGTAAAGAGCGCCAAAGAGCATTCGCACAAGAGGGAGGTCCGAGCTTCAGCCCAGCAGGGGGCGTGGTGACAAGAAGGTCCTTAAGATTAGTAAAAAGAATCTCCGGACAGGGGACAGAAGAGCGAAAACGATCAAAATCAAGCGCCAAAACCACGGATCAGACAGCGGCGACTCCTCCAAGTCATAACACGAGTCACAGCTCCGCCCAGGACCGCTCTCCGCCCAGGACCTCTGCTTATAATGGTCTTCAGCCGTCACACGGTGCAGGTAGACCCCCAGCTCCCGGCCCCAGTGACTGCCGCGCCAAGAATCCTTGTGAGAGCGAAGCCGCCGCACCCTGGGAGAACCCCGACCCGGACGGTGAAGAGAAACCCCACACGTGTGCTCAGTGCGGCGAGAGCTGGAGCCGCCTCATCGACTTCTTAACCCACCAGATGGGCAACTGCCAGGACCGTCCGCACCGCTGTAACATCTGCTCCAAGACCTTTGCTAAGAAGCAGCATCTGAACGCCCACCGCCGGACGCACACCGAGGATCGGCCCTACACCTGTAACCAGTGTGGGAGGAGCTTCCGGCAGAACTCCACCCTCACCACCCACCTGTGGAGTCACGCCGGACACAAGCCCTTCCACTGCTCCTGCTGCACCAAGAGCTTCAGCCGGAAGACGGACCTGGTGGCGCACGTGAGGAGACACACGGGGGAGCGGCCCTACGAGTGCCCCTACTGCTGGGACAGGTTCATACGGAAGAAATCTCTCCAGCGCCACCTACAGAAACACACGGGGGAAAACCTGAGGACCGGCTGGGAGCTCAACTACCCCAGATGGAAGCAGAGCCAGAGCTTTGTGGAGGGGATTCTGAAGGTTGAAGAGCCTCCTGCAGAAGAGATGTCCGCGCACCCCACCTCCGAATCCACCAGGGAG CTGCGCCTCCGGTGGGATACAGAGGCGAACAGGGAGTCCCCGGATGAAGAGCGCCCGCCGCCGCCGCCACcgctgcaggaattaatacagtcAGTAGAACCGATAAAAATTGAGGTGGAAGAGGAGAACTACGAACCCGAGGCATTTACCAAGAAGGAGCAGAGCACACAGACACAG AGCAAAAGGCCCAGTCGGCTGCATCAGGAGATGCTCCGGGAGCTCAAGAGGTTCCGCAGGAGCACGGCACAGGCTCAGCGTGAACGGGACCTAATGAGATCAGCCATGGACCAGATGGCCCAAGagatgaaggagctgaaggaaatGGTAGCCACGCTGTGTTCCCCCGGTGGCCGCCGCCCTCCAGCTCAACCATCCGCCATCTTGGTGCAGAATTCCTGTCCGGTTTGGAGTCGACCCCACGAGGACAGACACTCTACGGAGTCCAGCCGGGCCTCCCCGGAGAGCAGCCTGCAGTGCGGATACAGCTACACCCTGGAAGCCCTCACAGACCGGGACAGAGAGCAGGTGTCCTGGATGTACGAGAATCCCCCCCATGACGAGGACGACatgttacccaccaccaccatcaaacgtgaggaggaggacgaggaggaagaGGAGTCAGAGCTGAGCCTGTCCCCAGAGGCCGGATACTATGAGCTCCCCCAATATGAATCCTGCAGGATAGGGGAGCGACTCCCTAACATCTCCATGCAGCCTCTGAGCGCAGAGAATGAGTGGGGCCTCCTGGCCCGGAGCGCAGGGAAGCCGGGGCGGTTTGCGGCCCTTGTGTTCCGGGCCCTGGTCCCGTTTGACATCTACAAGGGTTGGGTGAACAGAGTGAATCTAGACGGCTTGAGAGGCAGGCAGGGAATCCCGCTGAACGTGAAGAGGCGAGTGATGGCCGTGGTGGAGCGACACTTTACCCTGCGCAAGTCGGACCAAAGCGAGATCCGCAACCGATTAAACGAACAGCTGCGCACCCGGCGCAAGAGCAACAAACACCCCCAACCTGGACAGTCAGAAATACAACTCCTCAACAGGTAG